CCTTGAGAATTTCGCGGATGGCGGAACTCGTGAGCTTGCGCGCCCGTTCGGACAATTGCCACGAGCGGGTGCTCACGTTGGTCAGATCGCTTGGGTCCACGTTGGGGGTCCTCGTCTGCTTGTGGTGACGTCTTGCGTTGATGTCATGCTTGCTCGACTGCCGTTCAGCTTGTGCGAACCGCGCGCGGCGCCGTCTGCACCGTCGCACGGCGGCCGAGCATCACGGTGGCGATGACTGCTGCGGCAAAAATCCACGTCGACGGCGCGACGCTTTCGCCGAAAAACAGCGCCGAAAACGCCATCGTGAAGAAAATCTGCAGCAGTTGCACCTGGCCGACGCGCGCGATGCCGCCCATCGCGAGCCCCGCGTACCACGCGAAAAAGCCGAGGAACTGCGAAAAGAACGCCACATAGGCGAACGCGAGCCACGTCTTGAGCGCAACCGGCCCCGGGTGCAGCAGATGCTGCTGCCACGCGAGCCAGCCGACCGGCAGCGCAAGAAACGGCGCGGATACGACGAGCGCCCAGCAGATGACTTGCCAGCCGCCGATCTGTTTCGCGAGCCGCGCGCCTTCCGCGTAACCGAGCGCGCCGATGCCGACCGCGACGAGCATGAGCAGGTCGCCTGCCTGCGGTGCGCCGCCGCCCGCCTCGAACGCGAATGCGACGACGATCGCGCTGCCCGCGAGCGCGCACGACCAGAAGAGCTTCGACGGCCGTTCGTGCGAGAGCCACGCCGCGTAGATCGCGACGCACAACGGCTGCAAGCCGTTGACGACCGCACCGTGCGAGGCGGGCACGTACTTCATCGACCATGCGGAGAACACCGGAAACGCGATCACCACGCCGAGCGAGACGACGCAGAGGCTTTTCAGCTGGGCCCAGTTCGGCAGCCGTTCGCGGCGCCAGAGGAGCAGCGCGCCGGCAGGCACGGCGGCGACGAGCGCGCGGCCGAGCCCGTTCAGCAGCGGGTGCCATTCGGCCACGACGATGCGCGTCATCGGCAGCGTGAGGCTGAACACCACCACGCCGATCAGGCCGAGCAGCATGCCTTGGGATTCGCGCGAATTCATGGCTTCGACGGCTCCGTTATTTGAGTGTGCGCAGACCGCCCGGCGTCTCGAACTCGGCGACGAGCGCGGGTGCGCCGTCGGTTGCGGCGAGTTTGATCAGATGCGCGGCGCCGAGCCAGTCGAGGTGAGCCGCAATCAGATCGGCTTGCGGATGCACGGCGCTAAGCGTTCTCAATGCAATACCCGATTCGGGCAGGCGCTGCGTCGGATGTAATGCCGTGCTCCATTGGATCAGCGTCGGCACGATGCCGTCGCCGGCGTGCTGCCAGCTCGGGAATGCGCCGTCGTCGGGCACCGACAGGCCCCACGTGAAATCGCCGCGCGTCATCGGCACGACAGGCGCAATCCGCTCGGGGTATTGCGCCTGCCAGCGCGCGAGATCTTTCGGCCGCTCGACGCGCGCCACCCAGTGCGACAGATACGGGCCGCTGTCGAGCCGCGCGGCGAGCGCGGGGTCGTCGAGCGCGAAGAGGCGCGGGCGGGCCGCGCCGTCGGTGGGTTCGGGCGCGTCGGGATCGACCGCGATCACCTCGAGATAGACGCCGCCCCACAGGTTCAGCAGCCGGTTGCTCGTGCGCATCAGCGGATGCGAGCCGCCGCCGGACGGCGCGACGCCGAGCGTGTCGGCGACATATTGCGAACCTTCGTCGAGCGTGCGGGCCGAGACGACGAGATGATCGAGGCGAAGCGGGTGGACGGTCATGGCGGATCGAAAAAACAGTTGTGCAGCGGCGGGGCGGACGCAATGCGGCGCGAAGCTTCGCGCTGCCGCGGTAAAGGCTTCAAGCATACCCGCTCCGGCGTAGCGGCCCGGTGCTGCGCAGCCCGCAGATGCGACGTGCCGCACGCCCGCCTGCTGCCCGATGGCATGGCGCACGCGCGGCAGCAAGGTGTACGGTTACCCCGAAGTCTGTCGAATGTATCGTCTGCGACCTGCACAGTAACGGTACAATCGCACAGGTAGTCCTCGGTACAGTTGGAGTCAGCCATGTCCGTCCCGCTCGAACAGATTCCCGCTCCGCACGACGCGTCCGCGCTGACGCTCGTCGATCAGCTCGTCCAGTGGGCGCGCCGCCGTGTCGACGAACGCGTGTTCCGTCCCGGCATGCGCATGCCGTCCATTCGCAAGCTTGCGCTCGATAAGGGCGTGTCGCGCTTTACCGTCGTCGAGGCGTACGAGCGGCTCGTCGCGCAAGGCTATCTGGACTCGCGGCGCGGTTCGGGCTTTTACGTGCGCGAGCGCCTCGCCTCGCCGATGCCGGGCGAGCGGCGTCCGGCCAACGAGGCCGCGCCGGCGCCGAGCACGATCGACGTGGTCTGGCTGCTGCGCAATATGCTGCATACGTCGACGCAGCCCGAACGCGGGCCCGGGCTCGGCTATCTGCCGTCGCGCTGGCTCGACGGCGAGCTGATCGCGGGCGCGCTGCGCACGCTCGGCCGCCAGAGCGGCGCGCAGATGCTCGGCTTCGGCACGCCGCAAGGCTTCCTGCCGCTGCGTCAGCAATTGCAGACGCGCCTCGAGGAACTCGAAATCGGCGCGTCGCCGCAGAGCATCGTGCTCGTGTCCGGCATCACGCAAGGCGTCGATCTGCTGTCGCGACTCTATCTGCAGGCCGGCGACGCAGTCATCGTCGGCGATCCGGCCTGGTTCCAGATGTTCGGACGCATCGCTTCGCAAGGCGCGCATCTGGTCGGCATGCCGTACACGCCGGACGGCCCCGATCTC
The nucleotide sequence above comes from Paraburkholderia sp. SOS3. Encoded proteins:
- a CDS encoding aminotransferase-like domain-containing protein: MSVPLEQIPAPHDASALTLVDQLVQWARRRVDERVFRPGMRMPSIRKLALDKGVSRFTVVEAYERLVAQGYLDSRRGSGFYVRERLASPMPGERRPANEAAPAPSTIDVVWLLRNMLHTSTQPERGPGLGYLPSRWLDGELIAGALRTLGRQSGAQMLGFGTPQGFLPLRQQLQTRLEELEIGASPQSIVLVSGITQGVDLLSRLYLQAGDAVIVGDPAWFQMFGRIASQGAHLVGMPYTPDGPDLDALETLVQTWRPKMLVINSVLQNPTGTSLTAAQAFRILRLAEEYDFIVVEDDIYGDLCPPGYPATRLASLDQLKRVIYMGSFSKTLAANLRVGFIACAPEIAQAVADQKMLVNMTTPELNERVLYKILTEGHYRRHVERLRARLDTVRDKACRMLEKTGMRHFLTPGAGMFVWTDTGVDADALAAAGHEAGFLLTPGSLFSPQQSPTTWMRFNVANCGDPALPAFLGEYLDSVIRRAS
- a CDS encoding VOC family protein is translated as MTVHPLRLDHLVVSARTLDEGSQYVADTLGVAPSGGGSHPLMRTSNRLLNLWGGVYLEVIAVDPDAPEPTDGAARPRLFALDDPALAARLDSGPYLSHWVARVERPKDLARWQAQYPERIAPVVPMTRGDFTWGLSVPDDGAFPSWQHAGDGIVPTLIQWSTALHPTQRLPESGIALRTLSAVHPQADLIAAHLDWLGAAHLIKLAATDGAPALVAEFETPGGLRTLK
- a CDS encoding DMT family transporter, with protein sequence MNSRESQGMLLGLIGVVVFSLTLPMTRIVVAEWHPLLNGLGRALVAAVPAGALLLWRRERLPNWAQLKSLCVVSLGVVIAFPVFSAWSMKYVPASHGAVVNGLQPLCVAIYAAWLSHERPSKLFWSCALAGSAIVVAFAFEAGGGAPQAGDLLMLVAVGIGALGYAEGARLAKQIGGWQVICWALVVSAPFLALPVGWLAWQQHLLHPGPVALKTWLAFAYVAFFSQFLGFFAWYAGLAMGGIARVGQVQLLQIFFTMAFSALFFGESVAPSTWIFAAAVIATVMLGRRATVQTAPRAVRTS